One window from the genome of Elaeis guineensis isolate ETL-2024a chromosome 5, EG11, whole genome shotgun sequence encodes:
- the LOC140858077 gene encoding NAC domain-containing protein 68-like, which translates to MMGTMGRRRDAEAELNLPPGFRFHPTDEELVVHYLCRKIACQCLPVPIIAEVDLYKYNPWDLPEKALFGQKEWYFFTPRDRKYPNGSRPNRAAGRGYWKATGADKPVTPLGSGRPLGIKKALVFYHGKAPKGIKTDWIMHEYRLADTNRSANKKNGLRLDDWVLCRLYNKKNTWGKMQRPKEEEGSSGEMTESMEAHDDTASDSFRTPESDIENEVFPDFDSLGQFGALPYQASEGVRAMITATAGGLHTTERQKEDSDWFTDLNLEDLQSSVAAFGATPAIDMSNQDYYFSAIGSPYLKPSQTDMPPF; encoded by the exons ATGATGGGAACGATGGGAAGGAGAAGAGATGCCGAAGCTGAGCTCAACCTGCCACCGGGTTTCCGATTCCACCCCACCGACGAGGAGCTCGTCGTTCATTACCTCTGCCGCAAGATCGCCTGCCAGTGCCTTCCCGTTCCGATCATCGCCGAGGTCGATCTCTACAAGTACAACCCTTGGGACCTCCCAG AGAAGGCGTTGTTCGGACAGAAGGAATGGTATTTCTTCACCCCACGCGATCGGAAATACCCGAACggttccaggccgaacagggccGCCGGAAGGGGATACTGGAAGGCGACAGGGGCCGATAAGCCGGTCACGCCGCTGGGGAGCGGCCGGCCCCTGGGGATAAAGAAGGCTCTGGTGTTCTACCATGGAAAGGCGCCGAAAGGAATCAAGACTGATTGGATCATGCATGAATACCGGCTCGCCGACACCAATCGATCTGCCAACAAGAAGAATGGTCTCAGA TTGGATGATTGGGTACTTTGCCGCTTGTACAACAAGAAGAACACCTGGGGGAAGATGCAGCGgccgaaggaggaggagggaTCTTCTGGAGAGATGACGGAATCGATGGAGGCTCATGACGACACGGCATCGGACAGCTTCAGGACTCCAGAATCCGACATCGAGAATGAGGTGTTCCCGGACTTTGACAGCCTGGGCCAGTTTGGAGCTCTGCCATATCAAGCTTCTGAAGGAGTTCGAGCGATGATAACCGCCACAGCTGGTGGCTTACATACAACTGAGCGACAGAAGGAGGATAGCGATTGGTTTACTGACTTGAATCTAGAAGATCTGCAGAGCTCCGTGGCAGCATTTGGAGCGACGCCGGCTATCGATATGTCGAACCAAGATTACTACTTCTCGGCGATCGGTTCTCCGTATCTGAAGCCGAGCCAAACCGACATGCCGCCCTTCTGA